One stretch of Bradyrhizobium canariense DNA includes these proteins:
- a CDS encoding response regulator, protein MSKPVTIIMIEDDEGHARLIERNIRRSGVNNEILPFTNGTAAVNYLFGNDGTGVDHKGEALLILLDLNLPDMTGIDILRRVKENKYLKCAPVVVLTTTDDSQEIKRCYELGCNVYITKPVNYESFANAIRQLGLFFSVIQVPQAAT, encoded by the coding sequence ATGAGCAAGCCAGTCACCATCATCATGATCGAGGACGACGAAGGGCACGCCCGCCTCATCGAGCGGAACATCCGTCGCTCCGGCGTCAACAACGAGATCTTGCCGTTCACCAATGGTACAGCTGCAGTGAACTATTTGTTCGGCAACGATGGTACCGGCGTCGACCATAAGGGCGAGGCGTTGCTGATCCTGCTCGATCTCAACCTGCCGGATATGACCGGCATCGATATCTTGCGCCGGGTCAAGGAAAACAAATATCTGAAATGCGCTCCGGTCGTCGTGCTCACGACCACCGACGACTCGCAGGAGATCAAGCGCTGCTATGAACTCGGCTGCAACGTCTACATCACCAAGCCGGTAAATTACGAAAGCTTCGCCAACGCCATTCGCCAGCTTGGCCTGTTCTTTTCCGTCATTCAGGTTCCGCAAGCCGCCACATGA
- a CDS encoding sensor histidine kinase codes for MSAAMPTLLYIDDDEALARLVDRGLTRLGFSVVHAASGTAGLDRLQQGGIDVVALDQYMPGLDGLETLEQILAIPNSPPVVFVTASQDSTIAVTALKAGAADYLVKDVQGDFIPLLQVAVNGALRQAQIQKARDEAEAEVHASRDRYAALAAEREVLLREVNHRVGNSLQIIASLLHLQASSAAQDDVKAALTNAMGRVAAVAQVHRRLYTSHDLKSVLLNQYLDALLEDLRRSAEGNRMSRLTLKAEPIEIDPDRAVAIGIIVNELVMNAVKYAYPDGAGPIHVELKAQGDDLVLSIADDGVGLNVKADPRSTGMGQRIVTAMATKLDACVERDPSHTGTRIVVRFRRVNAPATKPANAAAG; via the coding sequence ATGAGCGCTGCCATGCCCACGCTGCTATATATCGACGACGATGAGGCGCTGGCCCGGCTGGTCGACCGCGGCCTGACCCGGCTCGGCTTCAGCGTGGTCCATGCCGCAAGCGGCACGGCCGGGCTCGACCGGCTGCAGCAGGGCGGCATCGACGTCGTCGCGCTCGATCAATACATGCCCGGGCTCGATGGCCTCGAAACCCTCGAGCAGATATTGGCGATTCCGAATTCGCCGCCGGTGGTGTTCGTCACCGCTTCGCAGGATTCAACCATCGCCGTCACCGCGCTCAAGGCGGGCGCCGCCGATTATCTGGTAAAGGACGTGCAGGGCGATTTCATCCCCCTGCTCCAGGTCGCCGTCAACGGCGCGTTGCGTCAGGCGCAGATCCAGAAGGCCCGCGACGAAGCCGAGGCCGAGGTCCACGCCTCGCGCGACCGCTACGCCGCGCTCGCCGCCGAGCGCGAGGTGCTGCTGCGCGAGGTCAACCATCGCGTCGGCAACAGCTTGCAGATCATCGCCTCGCTGCTGCATCTGCAGGCCAGCTCCGCAGCGCAGGACGACGTCAAGGCCGCGTTGACCAATGCGATGGGCCGTGTGGCCGCGGTGGCTCAGGTTCACCGCCGCCTCTACACCTCGCACGATCTGAAGAGCGTGCTCCTGAACCAGTACCTGGATGCCCTGCTCGAGGACCTCAGGCGGTCCGCCGAAGGCAACCGGATGTCGCGGCTGACATTGAAGGCCGAACCGATCGAGATCGATCCGGACCGCGCGGTGGCGATCGGCATCATCGTCAATGAACTGGTGATGAACGCCGTCAAATACGCCTATCCCGACGGCGCCGGTCCTATTCACGTCGAGCTCAAGGCGCAAGGTGACGATCTGGTACTGTCGATCGCCGATGACGGCGTCGGCCTCAACGTCAAGGCGGACCCGCGCTCCACCGGCATGGGACAGCGCATCGTCACTGCGATGGCGACCAAGCTGGATGCCTGCGTCGAGCGCGATCCGAGCCATACCGGCACCCGGATCGTGGTCCGGTTTCGCCGCGTCAATGCACCCGCCACGAAACCTGCGAACGCGGCCGCGGGCTAA
- the aat gene encoding leucyl/phenylalanyl-tRNA--protein transferase encodes MTSRDSATSEITPEVLLRAYACGIFPMAESADDPTLFWVEPEMRGVIPLDGFHVSSRLARTVRSDAFTVTVDTAFKAVIAGCAAPQPGRDDTWINKRIRDLYIGLYELGHCHSVEVWENDDLVGGLYGVNLGRAFFGESMFHRTRDASKVALVHLVARLIAGGFALLDTQYVTEHLRSFGAVEVPRRRYRALLDKAITGEAADFGKLPVDRPLSGADALQIIAERG; translated from the coding sequence ATGACGTCGCGCGACTCCGCCACTTCCGAAATCACGCCCGAAGTGCTGCTGCGCGCCTATGCCTGCGGCATTTTCCCGATGGCCGAAAGCGCCGATGATCCGACCCTGTTCTGGGTCGAGCCGGAAATGCGCGGCGTCATCCCGCTCGACGGCTTTCATGTCTCGTCGCGGCTGGCGCGCACCGTGCGCTCAGACGCCTTCACCGTTACCGTCGATACCGCTTTCAAGGCCGTCATCGCCGGCTGCGCCGCGCCACAGCCCGGGCGCGACGATACCTGGATCAACAAGCGCATTCGCGATCTCTATATCGGGTTGTACGAACTCGGGCATTGCCACAGCGTCGAGGTCTGGGAGAACGATGACCTTGTCGGCGGACTATACGGCGTCAACCTCGGCCGCGCCTTCTTCGGCGAGAGCATGTTTCACCGCACCCGCGACGCCTCGAAGGTGGCGCTGGTGCATCTGGTGGCGCGGCTGATTGCAGGCGGTTTCGCACTGCTCGACACCCAATACGTGACCGAGCATTTGCGCAGTTTCGGCGCGGTCGAGGTGCCGCGACGGCGTTACCGGGCGCTGCTGGACAAGGCGATCACAGGAGAGGCCGCGGATTTCGGCAAGCTGCCGGTTGATCGCCCCCTCAGCGGCGCGGATGCGCTCCAGATCATCGCGGAGCGCGGCTAG
- a CDS encoding DUF2155 domain-containing protein has product MLRTIALTGFAALIAAATITLAPPAQAQIGNIFSDPTPRPPGNVPRGNQPPPDDEEDVPELPQGRVLPAAPTRLPPPAQGVPPPGAVQSQPLAPPPGTTVIPQNTPPAAAGMPPQPGQGVAVAPSGPNPLPGLPPGQRQPKGTPQTGVPQTPATLQPGDEVVTEPPAQKIINKKASFSGLDKITGRIINFDEDIGETVQFGALRVKTDACYTRPATESANTDAFVEVDEITLQGEVKRIFSGWMFAASPGLHAIEHPIYDIWLTDCKVPDTTVVSTAQPDPPKPTAPPPPPSAQKRPPAQKQTAPRPPAPMQQQVQQPPPPPPQPQQQPGGLFGIFRQ; this is encoded by the coding sequence ATGCTTCGAACCATTGCCCTGACTGGCTTTGCGGCCCTCATTGCCGCTGCGACGATCACACTTGCGCCGCCCGCGCAGGCGCAGATCGGCAATATCTTTTCCGATCCCACACCGCGCCCGCCGGGCAATGTCCCGCGCGGCAATCAGCCGCCGCCTGACGACGAGGAGGACGTGCCGGAACTGCCGCAGGGCCGTGTGCTGCCTGCGGCTCCCACCCGGTTGCCGCCACCAGCGCAGGGCGTGCCGCCGCCCGGCGCAGTCCAGTCGCAGCCCTTGGCGCCGCCGCCAGGCACGACCGTCATTCCGCAGAACACGCCGCCCGCGGCTGCCGGCATGCCGCCGCAGCCTGGTCAGGGCGTCGCCGTCGCGCCATCAGGGCCCAATCCGCTGCCGGGCTTGCCACCGGGACAGCGTCAGCCCAAGGGCACTCCTCAGACCGGGGTTCCGCAGACGCCGGCCACGTTGCAGCCGGGCGATGAAGTCGTCACCGAGCCGCCGGCGCAGAAGATCATCAACAAGAAAGCGAGTTTTTCCGGTCTCGACAAAATCACCGGACGCATCATCAATTTCGATGAGGATATCGGCGAAACCGTGCAGTTCGGCGCGCTGCGGGTCAAGACCGATGCCTGCTACACCCGTCCGGCCACCGAGTCAGCCAACACCGACGCCTTTGTCGAGGTCGACGAGATCACGCTGCAAGGCGAGGTGAAGCGGATTTTTTCCGGCTGGATGTTTGCGGCAAGCCCCGGCCTGCACGCGATCGAGCATCCGATCTATGATATCTGGCTGACTGACTGCAAAGTCCCTGACACCACTGTCGTCAGCACTGCGCAGCCCGATCCGCCGAAACCCACGGCACCGCCGCCTCCACCATCTGCGCAGAAGCGTCCGCCGGCGCAAAAGCAGACAGCTCCGCGTCCGCCGGCACCGATGCAACAGCAGGTGCAGCAGCCGCCTCCGCCACCGCCGCAACCTCAGCAGCAGCCTGGTGGTCTGTTCGGAATTTTCCGGCAATAG